The following are encoded together in the Syngnathus typhle isolate RoL2023-S1 ecotype Sweden linkage group LG5, RoL_Styp_1.0, whole genome shotgun sequence genome:
- the gal3st1a gene encoding galactosylceramide sulfotransferase isoform X1 yields MSCFTGKPWIFSTMATKHGKHWRSMCKRFILGVLLTSCIVLLYCLSMTQVPLSTPEIPVPYSCAHRPSRLPSRRSSNSSHENPGRLCTPKVDIMFMKTHKSASSTFLNILFRFGEKHRLKFAFPDSRNDFFYPAFFQRSHVKDYKSGMCFNIICNHMRFNAAEVAKLLPLDTVYITILRDPAELFESSFHYFGRLVPFTWKIAGDDKLAEFLRNPHYYFDPEGFNAFYLRNLLFFDLGQDNTLEPDDPRVDEGIRSIAERFQLFMLAEHFEESLILLKDALCWDMDDLIFFKLNARKGSTVSKLTPNLRAKALEWNALDWKLYQHMNRTFWRKVDDYGRQRMAEDVAELKRRNAEMAATCIEGGHAVDAGSIQESVMQPWQPVGEKSIMGYNLKKNIDKAHIKLCRKMLMPEIQYLSEFGVNLWITKLWGHIRDIINW; encoded by the exons ATGAGTTGTTTTACAGGTAAGCCTTGGATTTTCTCGACCATGGCGACAAAACACGGGAAGCACTGGAGGTCCATGTGCAAGCGTTTCATCCTTGGTGTCCTGCTGACCAGCTGCATTGTCCTCCTTTACTGCCTTTCCATGACCCAAGTTCCCTTGAGCACACCTGA AATTCCAGTGCCTTACTCCTGTGCCCACCGTCCATCCCGGCTGCCCAGCAGACGAAGCAGCAACAGCTCACACGAAAACCCAGGGAGGCTGTGCACCCCCAAAGTGGACATCATGTTCATGAAGACCCACAAGTCGGCAAGCAGCACCTTCCTCAACATCCTCTTCCGCTTTGGAGAGAAACATCGACTGAAGTTTGCTTTTCCTGACAGCAGGAATGACTTTTTCTATCCCGCCTTTTTCCAGCGCTCCCACGTTAAAGACTACAAATCCGGAATGTGTTTTAATATCATCTGTAATCACATGCGTTTCAACGCCGCCGAGGTAGCCAAGTTGCTTCCCCTTGATACCGTCTACATCACCATTCTCAGAGACCCCGCAGAGCTTTTTGAGTCGTCCTTCCACTACTTTGGCCGGCTGGTGCCTTTCACCTGGAAGATAGCGGGAGATGACAAGCTGGCCGAGTTCCTCCGTAACCCCCACTACTACTTTGACCCGGAAGGCTTCAACGCGTTCTACCTCAGGAACCTGCTGTTCTTTGACTTGGGACAGGACAACACTCTCGAGCCGGACGATCCGCGGGTTGACGAGGGAATCAGGTCCATCGCGGAGCGTTTTCAGCTGTTCATGTTGGCGGAACATTTTGAGGAATCCCTCATTCTGCTCAAGGATGCTCTCTGTTGGGACATGGATgacctcatcttcttcaagctCAACGCCCGCAAGGGGTCAACTGTCTCCAAACTCACACCCAACCTGAGGGCCAAAGCCCTTGAGTGGAATGCTCTTGACTGGAAACTGTACCAGCACATGAACCGCACCTTCTGGAGGAAAGTGGATGATTACGGACGGCAGCGCATGGCGGAGGATGTGGCGGAGCTCAAAAGGAGGAACGCGGAGATGGCAGCCACTTGCATTGAAGGCGGACATGCCGTCGATGCTGGCAGCATCCAGGAGAGCGTCATGCAGCCGTGGCAGCCGGTGGGGGAGAAATCCATCATGGGATACAATCTGAAGAAGAACATTGACAAGGCCCACATTAAGTTGTGCCGCAAGATGTTGATGCCAGAAATTCAGTACTTGAGTGAGTTTGGGGTCAACCTGTGGATCACCAAACTGTGGGGCCACATTAGAGATATCATTAACTGGTGA
- the gal3st1a gene encoding galactosylceramide sulfotransferase isoform X2 has translation MATKHGKHWRSMCKRFILGVLLTSCIVLLYCLSMTQVPLSTPEIPVPYSCAHRPSRLPSRRSSNSSHENPGRLCTPKVDIMFMKTHKSASSTFLNILFRFGEKHRLKFAFPDSRNDFFYPAFFQRSHVKDYKSGMCFNIICNHMRFNAAEVAKLLPLDTVYITILRDPAELFESSFHYFGRLVPFTWKIAGDDKLAEFLRNPHYYFDPEGFNAFYLRNLLFFDLGQDNTLEPDDPRVDEGIRSIAERFQLFMLAEHFEESLILLKDALCWDMDDLIFFKLNARKGSTVSKLTPNLRAKALEWNALDWKLYQHMNRTFWRKVDDYGRQRMAEDVAELKRRNAEMAATCIEGGHAVDAGSIQESVMQPWQPVGEKSIMGYNLKKNIDKAHIKLCRKMLMPEIQYLSEFGVNLWITKLWGHIRDIINW, from the exons ATGGCGACAAAACACGGGAAGCACTGGAGGTCCATGTGCAAGCGTTTCATCCTTGGTGTCCTGCTGACCAGCTGCATTGTCCTCCTTTACTGCCTTTCCATGACCCAAGTTCCCTTGAGCACACCTGA AATTCCAGTGCCTTACTCCTGTGCCCACCGTCCATCCCGGCTGCCCAGCAGACGAAGCAGCAACAGCTCACACGAAAACCCAGGGAGGCTGTGCACCCCCAAAGTGGACATCATGTTCATGAAGACCCACAAGTCGGCAAGCAGCACCTTCCTCAACATCCTCTTCCGCTTTGGAGAGAAACATCGACTGAAGTTTGCTTTTCCTGACAGCAGGAATGACTTTTTCTATCCCGCCTTTTTCCAGCGCTCCCACGTTAAAGACTACAAATCCGGAATGTGTTTTAATATCATCTGTAATCACATGCGTTTCAACGCCGCCGAGGTAGCCAAGTTGCTTCCCCTTGATACCGTCTACATCACCATTCTCAGAGACCCCGCAGAGCTTTTTGAGTCGTCCTTCCACTACTTTGGCCGGCTGGTGCCTTTCACCTGGAAGATAGCGGGAGATGACAAGCTGGCCGAGTTCCTCCGTAACCCCCACTACTACTTTGACCCGGAAGGCTTCAACGCGTTCTACCTCAGGAACCTGCTGTTCTTTGACTTGGGACAGGACAACACTCTCGAGCCGGACGATCCGCGGGTTGACGAGGGAATCAGGTCCATCGCGGAGCGTTTTCAGCTGTTCATGTTGGCGGAACATTTTGAGGAATCCCTCATTCTGCTCAAGGATGCTCTCTGTTGGGACATGGATgacctcatcttcttcaagctCAACGCCCGCAAGGGGTCAACTGTCTCCAAACTCACACCCAACCTGAGGGCCAAAGCCCTTGAGTGGAATGCTCTTGACTGGAAACTGTACCAGCACATGAACCGCACCTTCTGGAGGAAAGTGGATGATTACGGACGGCAGCGCATGGCGGAGGATGTGGCGGAGCTCAAAAGGAGGAACGCGGAGATGGCAGCCACTTGCATTGAAGGCGGACATGCCGTCGATGCTGGCAGCATCCAGGAGAGCGTCATGCAGCCGTGGCAGCCGGTGGGGGAGAAATCCATCATGGGATACAATCTGAAGAAGAACATTGACAAGGCCCACATTAAGTTGTGCCGCAAGATGTTGATGCCAGAAATTCAGTACTTGAGTGAGTTTGGGGTCAACCTGTGGATCACCAAACTGTGGGGCCACATTAGAGATATCATTAACTGGTGA
- the lztr1 gene encoding leucine-zipper-like transcriptional regulator 1 isoform X1 — protein sequence MLTLDEWRKMSCKSTKVAPSVDFDHSCSDSVEYLTLNFGPFETVHRWRRLPPCDEFVGARRSKHTVVAYRDAIYVFGGDNGKNMLNDLLRFDVKDCSWCRAFTTGTPPAPRYHHSAVVYGSSMFVFGGYTGDIYSNSNLKNKNDLFEYKFATGQWTEWKVEGSLPVARSAHGATVYNDKLWIFAGYDGNARLNDMWTISLQDREHACWEEIEQSGEIPPSCCNFPVAVCRDKMFVFSGQSGAKITNNLFRFEFNGHMWTRIPTEHLLRGSPPPPQRRYGHTMVAFDRHLYVFGGAADNTLPNELHCYDVDSQSWEVIHPSLDSEVGITKNCFCNSWHSKSQSSVLFVSSLSQMPSGRLFHAAAVIQDAMYIFGGTVDNNVRSGEMYRFQFSSYPKCTLHEDYGKLWENRQFCDVEFILGEREERVLGHIAIVTARCQWLRKKILQARERQRQRTKQDSSEESDEGATGGETHRPSGRQPMLEVSIREAEAQPFEVLMQFLYTDKIQYPRRGHVQDVLLIMDVYKLALSFQLSRLEQLCVQYIEASVDLQNVLSVCENANKLQLDQLKEHCLNFVVKESHFNQVIMTREFEHLSTPLIVEIVRRKQQPPPRLYSDQPVDIGTSLVQDMKAYLEGGGLEFCDIILLLDGHPRPAHKAILAARSSYFEAMFRSFMPEDGQVNISIGEMVPSKQAFESMLRYIYYGDVNMPPEDSLYLFAAPYYYGFSNNRLQAYCKQNLEMNVTVENVLQILEAADKTQALDMKKHCLHIIVHQFIKVSKLPNLRSLSQLLLLDIIESLATHISDKQCAEMGSDI from the exons ATGCTCACGTTGGATGAGTGGAGAAAAATGTCGTGCAAATCAACCAAAGTGGCACCCAGTGTTGACTTTGACCACAGTTGTTCCGACAGCGTGGAATATCTGACTCTTAATTTTGGTCCATTTGAGACTGTTCACCGTTGGAGAAGACTGCCTCCATGCGATGAGTTTGTTGGAGCAAG GCGCAGCAAACACACAGTTGTGGCATATAGGGATGCTATCTACGTATTTGGAGGAGACAATGG CAAGAACATGTTGAATGATTTGCTTCGCTTTGATGTTAAGGACTGCTCATGGTGTAG GGCCTTCACCACAGGAACACCACCTGCTCCCCGCTATCACCATTCAGCTGTTGTCTACGGCAGCAGCATGTTTGTTTTTG GGGGATATACTGGAGACATCTACTCCAACTCAAacctcaaaaacaaaaatgatctttttgaATACAAGTTTGCAACAGGACAGTGGACTGAATGGAAAGTGGAGGGGAG CTTGCCAGTGGCCCGCTCTGCTCATGGAGCCACAGTTTACAATGACAAGTTGTGGATATTTGCCGGTTATGATGGGAATGCCAG GTTGAATGACATGTGGACCATCAGTCTACAGGACAGGGAGCATGCATGTTGGGAAGAG ATCGAACAGAGTGGTGAGATTCCTCCATCTTGCTGCAACTTTCCCGTAGCTGTATGCAGGGATAAGATGTTTGTGTTCTCGGGTCAGAGTGGAGCCAAGATAACAAACAACCTCTTCCGGTTTGAGTTTAATGGCCACAT GTGGACCCGCATACCCACCGAACATTTACTACGAGGCTCTCCGCCACCTCCGCAGCGGCGTTATGGCCACACAATGGTCGCCTTTGACCGCCACCTGTACGTGTTTGGCGGTGCTGCTGATAACACTCTGCCCAACGAGCTGCACTGCTATGATGTGGACTCTCAGAGCTGGGAGGTGATTCACCCCAGCCTGGACAGTGAGGTAGGAATTACCAAGAATTGCTTTTGCAATTCTTGGCACTCAAAGTCACAAAGTTCTGTATTATTTGTCTCCTCACTATCTCAGATGCCCAGTGGGAGGCTCTTCCATGCAGCTGCTGTGATTCAGGACGCTATGTACATCTTTGGAGGGACTGTGGACAATAATGTTCGCAGTGGGGAGATGTACAGGTTTCAG TTTTCAAGTTATCCCAAGTGCACCCTCCATGAAGACTATGGCAAATTGTGGGAGAACCGTCAGTTCTGTGATGTGGAGTTTATTTTGGGAGAG CGAGAAGAACGAGTCCTGGGGCATATAGCCATTGTGACCGCAAGATGCCAGTGGCTCCGCAAGAAAATCTTGCAGGCTCGGGAGAGGCAACGACAG AGGACCAAACAGGACAGCAGTGAGGAGAGTGACGAAGGGGCCACCGGAGGAGAGACTCACAGGCCGTCGGGCAGACAACCCATGCTGGAGGTATCCATCAGGGAAGCAGAAGCACAGCCTTTTGAAGTCTTAATGCAGTTTCTCTACACAGACAAGATCCAGTACCCACGCAGAG GTCATGTTCAGGATGTTCTCCTAATCATGGATGTTTACAAACTGGCTCTAAGTTTTCAGCTCTCCCGCTTGGAGCAGTTGTGCGTTCAGTACATTGAGGCTTCTGTCGACCTGCAGAACGTTCTCAGTGTTTGTGAAAATGCCAACAAGCTCCAACTTGACCAACTGAAG GAGCATTGCCTAAATTTTGTGGTGAAGGAATCCCACTTCAACCAAGTGATAATGACTAGAGAGTTCGAACATCTGTCCACGCCCTTGATAGTGGAGATAGTCCGACGAAAGCAGCAGCCTCCTCCCAGGCTGTACTCGGACCAGCCCGTGGACATTGGGACCTCCCTGGTGCAGGACATGAAGGCTTACCTGGAGGGAGGGGGCCTGGAATTCTGTGACATCATTCTACTCTTAGATGGACACCCCCGACCAGCTCATAAAGCCATTCTGGCGGCTCGGTCCAG TTATTTTGAAGCCATGTTCCGCTCCTTCATGCCAGAGGACGGCCAGGTGAATATCTCCATTGGAGAGATGGTCCCCAGTAAGCAGGCATTCGAGTCCATGCTGCGTTACATCTACTATGGAGACGTCAACATGCCTCCCGAAGACTCTCT TTATCTATTTGCTGCACCATATTATTACGGCTTTTCAAATAACAGGTTGCAGGCTTACTGCAAGCAGAACCTGGAGATGAATGTCACCGTAGAGAATGTCTTGCAG ATTCTGGAGGCGGCTGATAAAACGCAGGCTTTGGACATGAAGAAGCACTGCCTCCACATAATTGTCCACCAGTTCATCAAG GTATCCAAGCTCCCCAACCTGCGATCCCTCAGCCAGTTGCTGCTGTTGGACATCATTGAGTCGCTAGCTACACACATATCAGACAAGCAGTGTGCCGAGATGGGCTCCGACATTTAG
- the lztr1 gene encoding leucine-zipper-like transcriptional regulator 1 isoform X2 has protein sequence MLTLDEWRKMSCKSTKVAPSVDFDHSCSDSVEYLTLNFGPFETVHRWRRLPPCDEFVGARRSKHTVVAYRDAIYVFGGDNGKNMLNDLLRFDVKDCSWCRAFTTGTPPAPRYHHSAVVYGSSMFVFGGYTGDIYSNSNLKNKNDLFEYKFATGQWTEWKVEGSLPVARSAHGATVYNDKLWIFAGYDGNARLNDMWTISLQDREHACWEEIEQSGEIPPSCCNFPVAVCRDKMFVFSGQSGAKITNNLFRFEFNGHMWTRIPTEHLLRGSPPPPQRRYGHTMVAFDRHLYVFGGAADNTLPNELHCYDVDSQSWEVIHPSLDSEMPSGRLFHAAAVIQDAMYIFGGTVDNNVRSGEMYRFQFSSYPKCTLHEDYGKLWENRQFCDVEFILGEREERVLGHIAIVTARCQWLRKKILQARERQRQRTKQDSSEESDEGATGGETHRPSGRQPMLEVSIREAEAQPFEVLMQFLYTDKIQYPRRGHVQDVLLIMDVYKLALSFQLSRLEQLCVQYIEASVDLQNVLSVCENANKLQLDQLKEHCLNFVVKESHFNQVIMTREFEHLSTPLIVEIVRRKQQPPPRLYSDQPVDIGTSLVQDMKAYLEGGGLEFCDIILLLDGHPRPAHKAILAARSSYFEAMFRSFMPEDGQVNISIGEMVPSKQAFESMLRYIYYGDVNMPPEDSLYLFAAPYYYGFSNNRLQAYCKQNLEMNVTVENVLQILEAADKTQALDMKKHCLHIIVHQFIKVSKLPNLRSLSQLLLLDIIESLATHISDKQCAEMGSDI, from the exons ATGCTCACGTTGGATGAGTGGAGAAAAATGTCGTGCAAATCAACCAAAGTGGCACCCAGTGTTGACTTTGACCACAGTTGTTCCGACAGCGTGGAATATCTGACTCTTAATTTTGGTCCATTTGAGACTGTTCACCGTTGGAGAAGACTGCCTCCATGCGATGAGTTTGTTGGAGCAAG GCGCAGCAAACACACAGTTGTGGCATATAGGGATGCTATCTACGTATTTGGAGGAGACAATGG CAAGAACATGTTGAATGATTTGCTTCGCTTTGATGTTAAGGACTGCTCATGGTGTAG GGCCTTCACCACAGGAACACCACCTGCTCCCCGCTATCACCATTCAGCTGTTGTCTACGGCAGCAGCATGTTTGTTTTTG GGGGATATACTGGAGACATCTACTCCAACTCAAacctcaaaaacaaaaatgatctttttgaATACAAGTTTGCAACAGGACAGTGGACTGAATGGAAAGTGGAGGGGAG CTTGCCAGTGGCCCGCTCTGCTCATGGAGCCACAGTTTACAATGACAAGTTGTGGATATTTGCCGGTTATGATGGGAATGCCAG GTTGAATGACATGTGGACCATCAGTCTACAGGACAGGGAGCATGCATGTTGGGAAGAG ATCGAACAGAGTGGTGAGATTCCTCCATCTTGCTGCAACTTTCCCGTAGCTGTATGCAGGGATAAGATGTTTGTGTTCTCGGGTCAGAGTGGAGCCAAGATAACAAACAACCTCTTCCGGTTTGAGTTTAATGGCCACAT GTGGACCCGCATACCCACCGAACATTTACTACGAGGCTCTCCGCCACCTCCGCAGCGGCGTTATGGCCACACAATGGTCGCCTTTGACCGCCACCTGTACGTGTTTGGCGGTGCTGCTGATAACACTCTGCCCAACGAGCTGCACTGCTATGATGTGGACTCTCAGAGCTGGGAGGTGATTCACCCCAGCCTGGACAGTGAG ATGCCCAGTGGGAGGCTCTTCCATGCAGCTGCTGTGATTCAGGACGCTATGTACATCTTTGGAGGGACTGTGGACAATAATGTTCGCAGTGGGGAGATGTACAGGTTTCAG TTTTCAAGTTATCCCAAGTGCACCCTCCATGAAGACTATGGCAAATTGTGGGAGAACCGTCAGTTCTGTGATGTGGAGTTTATTTTGGGAGAG CGAGAAGAACGAGTCCTGGGGCATATAGCCATTGTGACCGCAAGATGCCAGTGGCTCCGCAAGAAAATCTTGCAGGCTCGGGAGAGGCAACGACAG AGGACCAAACAGGACAGCAGTGAGGAGAGTGACGAAGGGGCCACCGGAGGAGAGACTCACAGGCCGTCGGGCAGACAACCCATGCTGGAGGTATCCATCAGGGAAGCAGAAGCACAGCCTTTTGAAGTCTTAATGCAGTTTCTCTACACAGACAAGATCCAGTACCCACGCAGAG GTCATGTTCAGGATGTTCTCCTAATCATGGATGTTTACAAACTGGCTCTAAGTTTTCAGCTCTCCCGCTTGGAGCAGTTGTGCGTTCAGTACATTGAGGCTTCTGTCGACCTGCAGAACGTTCTCAGTGTTTGTGAAAATGCCAACAAGCTCCAACTTGACCAACTGAAG GAGCATTGCCTAAATTTTGTGGTGAAGGAATCCCACTTCAACCAAGTGATAATGACTAGAGAGTTCGAACATCTGTCCACGCCCTTGATAGTGGAGATAGTCCGACGAAAGCAGCAGCCTCCTCCCAGGCTGTACTCGGACCAGCCCGTGGACATTGGGACCTCCCTGGTGCAGGACATGAAGGCTTACCTGGAGGGAGGGGGCCTGGAATTCTGTGACATCATTCTACTCTTAGATGGACACCCCCGACCAGCTCATAAAGCCATTCTGGCGGCTCGGTCCAG TTATTTTGAAGCCATGTTCCGCTCCTTCATGCCAGAGGACGGCCAGGTGAATATCTCCATTGGAGAGATGGTCCCCAGTAAGCAGGCATTCGAGTCCATGCTGCGTTACATCTACTATGGAGACGTCAACATGCCTCCCGAAGACTCTCT TTATCTATTTGCTGCACCATATTATTACGGCTTTTCAAATAACAGGTTGCAGGCTTACTGCAAGCAGAACCTGGAGATGAATGTCACCGTAGAGAATGTCTTGCAG ATTCTGGAGGCGGCTGATAAAACGCAGGCTTTGGACATGAAGAAGCACTGCCTCCACATAATTGTCCACCAGTTCATCAAG GTATCCAAGCTCCCCAACCTGCGATCCCTCAGCCAGTTGCTGCTGTTGGACATCATTGAGTCGCTAGCTACACACATATCAGACAAGCAGTGTGCCGAGATGGGCTCCGACATTTAG
- the cldn26 gene encoding putative claudin-24, protein MVLLTTKTMQRTAVFVTFGGLVTSFITTFLPLWKTMNSDLNEVENWYSGLWHMCLYTEEVGVQCKAYDSLLGLPVDLQISRVLMLVSICTGGLALLFALPGLDGVHVCLDKCAKKRSFLILAGVMSWVAGITTLAPVSIVAYTTVVEFWNQGFPDVMPRWEYGEAIFSGWFGGLALVTGGTLFFIAVCMADYELRTTSVTNSPHRIRQYRKTEVL, encoded by the coding sequence ATGGTTCTCCTCACCACCAAAACTATGCAAAGGACAGCAGTCTTTGTCACCTTTGGGGGACTGGTGACCTCTTTCATCACCACCTTCCTTCCACTGTGGAAAACTATGAATTCAGACTTGAACGAAGTGGAAAACTGGTACTCAGGACTGTGGCACATGTGCCTCTACACGGAGGAGGTTGGCGTGCAGTGTAAGGCCTACGATTCCTTGCTGGGACTTCCTGTGGACCTGCAGATCTCCAGAGTGCTCATGTTGGTGTCCATATGCACTGGCGGTTTGGCTCTGCTCTTCGCCCTGCCAGGATTGGATGGGGTACACGTGTGTTTGGACAAGTGCGCCAAGAAGAGAAGCTTCCTGATCCTGGCCGGGGTGATGTCCTGGGTTGCTGGGATCACCACACTGGCTCCGGTGTCCATCGTGGCGTACACCACTGTTGTGGAATTTTGGAATCAAGGTTTTCCTGACGTGATGCCGCGCTGGGAGTATGGAGAGGCTATCTTCTCTGGTTGGTTTGGAGGTTTGGCTTTGGTCACCGGAGGCACTTTGTTTTTCATAGCCGTGTGCATGGCCGACTATGAGCTGCGGACAACAAGTGTGACCAACAGTCCGCACAGGATACGACAATACCGCAAGACCGAGGTTCTGTAA